From Alloacidobacterium dinghuense:
CGCCATTTCGAAGGGCGGCGCGCAATTCTTTTACCCGGGCGTTCTGCCGGCTTTGTACAATGCGAACATGCGCGTGATTTGAAGCCGCTTGCATGGGTGCGATTCTACCGTGTCCCTGCCGGTTTCCGTCTGCCTCACGTGTCGTATTCCAGAAGGAGTAGCCTTGTCAGCGGAGATTTTGCGCATACATCCGGATGAACCGGAAAAGGAGCGCGTTGAGTACGTTGTTTCCTGCCTGCACAGCGGCAAAGTGGTCGGGATGCCGACGGACACTTTTTATGGGCTGGCCGTGGATCCGGTGAACCTGCGCGCGGTAGAGCGTATTTACGAGATCAAAGGCCGGCTGAAGCACAAACCGCTGTCGCTGCTGATTGACAACGTGTCGCAGGCGTATGAGCTGGCGCGCGATCTGGATGCAAATTTCGACAGGCTGGCGGAGAAGTTCTGGCCGGGTCCGTTGACGCTGATTGTGAAGGCGAGCTCACGATTGCCATTGCGGGTGACGGCGAATACGGGCAACGTGGCGCTGCGGATTCCGGATGCGGCGATTCCGCGGGCGATTGCGAATGTATTTGGATTGCCAATTACGGCGACATCGGCCAACCTGCAAGGTGCGCCGGAGTGTGCGTATGCGGCGTGCGTGCGCGACCAGATCGGTGATCGGATTCCTCTGATTGTGGACGGCGGGCCGACGGGGCGCAGCCTGCCGACGACGATTGTCGATCTTTCCGGCGGCGAAAACAGCTGGCAGATTTTGCGTGAAGGCGCGATTGCGACGCATGAGATTGCGCTTGTTTTGCATCCTTAGCGGAGAAAATGAATTTCGAACCGAATGAACCGGGGGTTAAGCCCTTTCGATTTCTGTCCTGGTTCACCGGGCTGAGGCCCGGTGCTTTTACCTGAAGAAGCATTTTCGAAGCGTTTTTAGGCTTTGATTTGAAGTCGATGATTGTTCCGGATACAAATCTGCGGCAGAGGAGCGCGGGCGGCAGTCTGCTGCGACGCGTGATCGTGCTGGTATTGATCATCGTGGTGGGATGGATTGCCTGGGTCTACGGTCAGATTCGTTACTATGCCGATCGCGATGAGGCGAGCGCGGCGGATGCCATCGCCGTTTTTGGCGCGGCAGAATACGACGGGCGTCCTTCTCCGGTGCTGCGGGCGCGGCTGGATCATGCGCTCGAACTTTATGGCCGCGAGTTGGCTCCGCTGATTATTACGCTGGGTGGGAGCGATGTGGGCGATCAACACTCGGAGGGCAGCGTTGGGCACGATTACCTGCTGGCGCATGGTGTGCCGGAGACGGCGATTATTGCCGAGACGCAGAGCGAAAACACGGAAGAATCGGCTGCGCGGCTGGCGAGGATTGCGCGGGCGAATCACCTGAACCGCGTGATTGTGGTCAGCGACGGGACGCACCTTTTTCGTATTCACGCGTTGTGCGAGAAGGTTGGGCTTACGGTTTATACATCGCCGCGAGCGGTGGCGCGGAGCATCGGTTGGCAGGATTCTTTTTCGCGCATGGCGCATGAAATTATCAGCTATACGGCTTGGAGATTACACCTGCACTGAGCCGACATTATTGAGAATCTTCACTGCGCTTCCGGCTTCGTTCAGAATGTCGTTTTTTGGCTGTCATCCCCCTGACAAAAGAGAAGCAGGGAAAAGCCCGGGGCTGAAGCCCCTTTTGTTGAGGTCCTAACGCGGGGCTGAAGCCCCGCTCTTTCACCCGTCGCCCTGCTTCGCAGGACAAATGGTCCAACTCCAACATCCCTCAAAGGGATCACCATTTTTTCCTAATTGCATTTTGTGCTGGTGCTTGAGGTGGCTCTGGGAGGGTTCGTGCTTTCCCACCCTGACTGCGTCAGGATGGGGCACCCTTTTTCGTGATCTCGCCGAGGGGAGCTGAATCTTGCGTTGTTCAGGGGAAAGAATCGACATTGTGGAGATTCTTCACTTCGTTCAGAATGACGTTTTTTCCCCAATTGCATTTTGTGCTGGTGCTTGAGGTGGCTTGGGGAGAGTTTTGCTTTCCCACCCTTCGCTACGCGAAGGATGGGGCACCCCTTTTCGTGCTGCTGCCTAAGAAAAGCAGATCCTTCGACGCCGCGCTGTCGCGCTCCGCTCAGGATGACAGCTCTTAAAGAGGTCTTGTTTCCCATCCTGTCGTGAAAAAGTGCGAAGGGATGGGCATCGTTTTTCGGGATCCTACTCGAAAAAGTGGCGAGACACGATCCAGCCGGCGGCGATGGCGGCGACCAGCGTTGAGAGGAAATTGACGGCGTCATTGTTGAGCCAGCCTCGTCGCTCGAAGACGGCGCCGAAAAGGCTGTCGGCGAAGAGGCCGAGGATTGCGCTGGAAAAGATCACTGCTCCTTGGCTTACGTTGAGACGGAAGGTCATGGCTGCGACTGCCGTGACGATGGCAGCGCCGATGCAGCCAATGGCTGTTCCTGCCAGGGTGACGCCGCCGTCGGTTCCTACGGGGACTGGCTTGAGAGTCGTGATCAGGAGCGGCTGGCCACCGAAGACCTGACCTAATTCGGAAGAGAGAGTGTCGGCGGCCGCTTCAGCCAGTGCTGCGGAGATGGCGGCGAGGGATGCGATGGCTGTTCGCGAGGAGGGCGCAAAAAGCTGCGTTGCTGTGAGCGGGATGGCGGCGAGTGCAGCTCCTCCGAGATTAGCGGCGACCTGCGCGGCGTTGCGTCCATGCCTGGCTTCGGCGGTGCCGAGCTGCTCCTTGCGGGCTCGACCAATGCGCGTGGCGGTCAAGGTGAGGATGAGCATGACGATAAGCGGGATGATCGGCGTGCGCCAGCCGGGCAAGCGCAGATAGAGGCAGGCGGTAATGATGGCTCCGGTTGCCGCTGCGTAGCCTGTGGCAGCGCGTGCCACCCAGACAACCAGACCGAAGACGATGCTGATTGCTGCCATCTGCAGGAGGACGGGATCGTGGAAGGCCCATGCATTCGCGACCCGGATGAATATCCAGATGCTGCAGGCAGGCACTACAATCAGGAGGAGCAGTTGCGATTGCCAGTGCAGGGATGGGCCGGAGTGGTTTCTCTGGTGCATGCGAGTTTTCCTGAGGTGTGTGGCAAATCGAAACGTGTGAGTGATTTACAATCTAGTTTTTAAGGCATTTTGTCTCGATTGTTGCAGGCTTTGCCGCAGTTTGCCAGTTGACCTTTTGCGGTTCGCCGAGGTCAGTGGAAGTGCACGGTTATGGCTTGAAGCGTCCTTGAAAGTGCCAGTGCGGGATTTGTTGCTGAATGAGGTGTCTGAGAGTGCGAAGTGTCACCGGGCCTAAGCGCCCATGGTTTGCCGCTGGGGCGCTGCTGGCTTTGGCGGGTGTGTCTGGTTGCGGCAACCAGTATCGTCCTGTGGTAACCCCTATACCCCCGACCGGTCCGGCGCCAGCGCCGACATCCTTCGTCGTTGCATTTTCCCAGCCGGGACTCACACCGGGTGGGACGGCTGGGCCGTCCAGTCCTTGTCCCACGAAACCTTATGGTCAGCCGGGAGTCGTGCAACTGGTCGATTTTTCTGGTGACAGCTTGATGGCGCTGGCTACGATTGGCAACGGACCGCTGACATTTGCACTGGACACCACTGGATCAACCGCGTACAGCACGAATTGCGATGGCACGATCAGCACGGTTCCGATCAGCACGACGCTGCAGACGAAGAATGTGCTTACTACGAGTTTGCCGGAGAATCCCGGCAATGTGAGTACGTTGCCGACGAATTTGCTGGCGACGGCTGCTGGGCAATATGTTGTGGAGCAGAACCGGACAGCGATCGGAGCGCTGACCGGCAGTCCATCTTCGCTTAAGCAGGAGATTTCGGTTGCTCCGAGCGTGACCAGTGTCATGGGTACGGCCGGCAGCCAATACATTTATTCGATCAGTCAAGGAAACAGCACCGACGGTAGTGGAGTTACATGGGGGCAATGCGATCCCAGTTCCGGCGCCGTACCCACGACGAATGGAGAGGTCGATGGAATTCTGGCATCGATCTATACCGTCAATAACCGCATTCCGGTTGGAATCTGCCCGGTGTATGGGGTTATGACGGCGGATACCCGGCGCGCCTTTATTCTGAACCGCACAAGCGGGACAGTTTCAGTCATCGACAGCTCGAAAAACCAGCTCGATACGACGGTTACGAATTATCTGACGGGCAATGGCACGATCCAGTGCAATCCCGGCACCAGCGTTTGCCTCGGAGCTGGTCCTGTCCATGCGGACCTGTACACTCCGGCCTCACTGCTGGTTACGGCAAACTACGATAGTGATTCGGTCAGCATCATCAGTGTGCCCATCAATGGAGCCGTGGAGGGCTATACCGACACGCCGAATTTTGGCCAGGTGCTGGCAACGGTGCAATTGCCTGCGGGAAGCCATCCGGCGGCGGTTACTGTGTTGCAGGATGGCAGCAGAGCCTATACCGCAAACGAGGGAACGGGCACCGTCAGCGTAATCAATCTTTCGAGCTTTACGCTTCAGGAAACGATTCCGGTGAACGGGCATCCGCGCTCGATCGCATCCACGTTCAACGCGCCGATTGGCAAGGTGTACACCGTGGCGCAGGACAGCCCTTACATGTCGGTGATCCGTACCGACACCGATATCGTTACAGCGTCGATTCTGTTGCAGGGCAACGGCGTGGATGTACACACGACGACGCAATATGCAGGCAGCAGTTCGACGACCACCGCGGCGAACTTCATTACGCAGAGCCGTTCGCCGGGATCGGGTGCTCCGTAGCCTGGGCTAATATTGATTGCTTCTCATGGGGCGCTCGATTTTTCGAGCGCCTTGTTGTTTATAGGGGCGAGATTGGATCGCTGGTTTTGCGTTTGAGGCTGCAATCGGTATGCTCTTGTCTTAAGTTCTTTTTGCAACGATGCAAACTTCTCTCTTGGAAACTTTGACACGGTGATCCGGACACTTTTTTGCTCTCTTGTTGTGGGTGTGGCGGTTTCGAGCGTAGCTGCCCAGGCACAGCGGCCCTCCCTGATTCCCGATCCGCGTGAATTTCAGAGCCGTGAAGACGTTGCGTTGTCTCGCGGTGTCTTGCTTTCAGCTCCAGAAAAAGATGCGGATGATTCGTCTGCCGCGGATGACCTGCTTGCGTTTTTGAAGGAGCAGGGGATTGCACGCTCAGGGAAGGGCGCGCATATCTATCTGCTGCGCGATAGTTCTGCGGCTGGGAAGCGCGCACTCGCGGGTGAGAAGCTCGCGATCGATGCTGCGATGCAGGATGAAGGCTATGTTCTGTTTACGTCGAAGAGCGGCGTGTATATCGTCGCGCATTCGGCGAGCGGCCTTTTCTACGGAGCGCAGACGGCGAAGCAGCTTGTTTCCGGCAATGGCGATCATGCTGTTTTCAAGGGATGCGCGATACGTGACTGGCCAGCGATGAAGTATCGCGGCGTGCATGACGATCTCTCGCGCGGGCCGGTGCCGACGCTTGAGTTCCAGAAAAAGCAGATTCGCACGTTTGCGGCTTACAAGCTGAATGTGTATTCGCCTTATTTCGAGAACACGATGCAGTATGCGTCGAATCCGCTGCCGGCATTGCCGGGTGGTTCGATGTCAAAGGCGGACGCTGCCGCTCTGGTGGAGTATGCGAAGCCGTATCATGTGACGATTGTGCCGGAGCAGGAGGCCTTTGGGCACTTGCACCACGTTTTGACGTGGCAGGAGTATGCGCATCTTGCGGAAGTTCCGAACGGGTCCGTGCTGGCGCCGGGGGAGGCGGGATCGCTCGAGGTGATTCAGCAGTGGTTCACGGAATTGGCTGCGGTCTTTCCGGGGCCGTTTTTGCATATCGGTGCGGATGAGACGTTCGAATTGGGGCAGGGAAAGACTGCGGATGAAGTGAAGCAGCGCGGGCTGGGCGCTGTGTATATCGACTTTTTGACGAAGATTCACGCGGAGCTTGCGCCGCTGAACCGGAGGTTGCTGTTCTGGGGCGATGTGGCGATGAATGATCCGGCGCTGGTGCCGCGGTTGCCGAAGGACATGATTGCGGTGGCGTGGCACTACGAACCGGAAGAGGATTTCAGCAAGTGGCTCGATCCTTATACAAAGGCAGGGATGGAGACGTGGGTGTCGCCGGGGGTGAACAACTGGAGCCGCGTCTATCCGAATAACAACCTCGCGCTCAAGAATATTCAGGGGTTTGTGGCAGCTGGACAGAAGGCGGGCAGCACAGGCGTACTGAACACGATCTGGAACGATGATGGTGAAGGGCTGTTTGCTGAAGACTGGTACGGCGTTCTGTTTGGGGCTGCGGCAGGATGGCAGCCGGGCGCGAGCGATATTGCCGAGTTCCAGAAAAACTATGGTGCAGTTTTTCATGATGATGCGACCGGGGATTTGGACCAGGCGCAGATGGCGCTGATGCAGGCGCATCTGGCATTCGAGAAGGCCGGGCTGGAAGATGCGAAGGATGGGCTGTTCTGGATCGATCCGTGGAGCAGCGAAGGGCAGGAGACGGCGGCGAAGATCAAGCCGGTGCTGGATGAAGTGAGAGTGGATGCGGAACGCGCGCTGACGTTGATTGCGCAGGCACGGCAGGCGGGGAAGCTTCGCGAGACAGATGCGGTGGATGCAATGGAGCTGGGGGCGAGACGGATGGATTTCATCGCGTTCAAGTTTCAGACGGCCAGCGATATTGCCGATACGTATCGCACGATTTATCAGGAGCAGAACGATCCCGAGGCGCGGAAACATATGTCGGGCAAGCTGTGGGGTCTTTCGGGCCGTGCGCTGGATCTGCGCGAGGGTTATGGATACATCCGGGACGAATTCAAGGACGCGTGGCTCAAGGAGAATCGGCCATATTGGTTGGATAATGTGATGGCTGAGTACGATGTGGCCATGCGGTTGTGGATCGCGCGCGCGGACAAGTTCCGGATGGCGCGCCAGCAGTGGAGCGAGACGCACATGCTTCCGCCGCCGGAAGCTGTTGGGATTGCGCAGGCTGCGGCGCCTAAATAGTTTGTAACTATTACTGATGCATATTCCGCTGCGTACAGTCGATCTGATTCTGGTGGTTCTTTACCTGATAGGGATCACGTGGTTCGGTCTGCGCTTTCGTAAAGATGGAGAGCGGTCGATCAAGAGCTATTTTCTGGCTGACCGGAATATTCCGTGGTGGGCGATCTCACTTTCGATTGTGGCGGCAGAGACGAGCACCCTGACGATCATCAGCGTGCCGGGAATCGCGTTCACCGGGGACTTCGGCTTTCTTCAGCTTGTGATGGGATATCTGCTGGGCCGCATTGTGATCTGCGTTCTGTTTCTGCCGCGGTATTTTCGCGGCGAATTGATGACGGCGTATCAGTTGATTGGCCAGCGATTCGGAACGCGCCTGCACCGGCTGACAGCGTTGTTGTTTCTGGTGATGCGGGCCGCGGCGGAGGGTGTGCGTGTCTTCGCCGTGGCCATTGTGGTTGGCGTTGCGCTGGGGACGGGGGATATTGCGTCCATCGTCATCCTGTCTCTGCTCACGCTGCTCTACACGTTTGAAGGCGGGATGAAGGCGGTGATCTGGACCGATGTGCTGCAGATGCTGCTGTATGTTGTGGGCACAGTGGTGAGCCTGTGGTCTATCTGCGGGCATATTTCGGGCGGAGCGCACACGCTGCTGTCGGTTGCATCTTCGGCTGGAAAGCTGACTGTCTTTCACTTCTCGCTGTCGGTCGCGCAGACGTATACGTTCTGGGCCGGCGTTGTTGGCGGTTGCTTTTTAACAATGGCGAGTCACGGAACCGATCAGTTGATGGTGCAGCGGCTGCTCGCGGCGAAGAATCTGCGTGAATCACGCATGGCGCTGCTCTCGAGCGGCGTTGTGATCCTCGTGCAGTTCACGCTCTTTCTGTTTATCGGCGCTGGATTGTTTGTTTATTACCGGCAACTGGGCGTGGCGCCGCACGTCGCGAGCGCGGATCGCATTTTTCCGCAGTTCATTGTGCAGCAGATGCCGGTTGGGATTTCAGGGCTGATGATTGCGGCGATTCTTGCGGCTGCGATGTCGAACCTGAGCGCGGCGCTGAATTCGCTGGCTTCCACTTCGATGGTGGATTTTTATCTTCTGCGGAGAACGAATGTGAGTGAGGCTGCGAAGACGCGGTTGTCGCGACTGATGACATTGGGATGGGCGGCGATCTTGCTGGCTTTGGCGATTGTTTCTCGCGGCAGCGGACATGTTCTGGAGATCGGGTTGTCGATTGCTTCGGTTTTGTGGGGTGGGATGCTGGGAGTTTTTCTACTCGGTACGCTCACGGAACGCGCGAATGAAAAGGGCACGATGATTGGTTTGCTTGCTGGATGCGTGTTGAATCTGCTGCTTTGGCGCCAGAGTTCGGAGATTCATGCGAGTGTGCTGGGGCATGATCTTGTTTTTCCAAAGGTTGCGTGGACGTGGTACGTCGCCATCGGTGCGGTTGTGACGTTCGGAATTGGCTATATGACGAGCCTCTTCAGTAAGTATGAGCGTGTCGGGAGTGCGATGTAGATGAGGATGTATCGCTGGTGGCTTCTTCTGGTTGTTGTTGTCGGTTGGAGCAGCGGCCGGTTATTCGCGCAGCGGCCCGACCTTTCTTCGCCCGACTTTTCTTCGATTGATGCGCTTGTCGATCAGGCGGTAGAGCAGAAGCAGATTCCGGGCGCGGTGGTTGAGGTTGGTCATGCCGGCCATGCGGTTTTCCGCAAGGCGTATGGGCAGCGTTCGCTTGAGCCTGTGCGAGAAGTGATGACGGTGGATACCGTCTTCGATATGGCGTCGCTGACGAAGGTGTTGATGACGGCGACGGCGGTGATGCAGCTTTGCGAGCGGGGGAAGCTGAGCTTCAACGATCCGGTGGCAAAGTATCTGCCCGATTTTGCTGCGAATGGGAAGCAGGACATTACGATTCGGCAACTGCTTACGCATTATTCCGGTCTGCCGCCGGATCTTTCACTGGAGCAGCCCTGGGAAGGGAAGAGCGAGGCGTTTCGGCAGGCTCTCGCTACGCAGCCGGCTACGCCCGCGGGTGTTCGCTTTGTCTATAGCGACATTAATTACATTGTGCTGGGCGCACTGGTCGAGAAGCTCTCCGGCATGCCGGAAGATGAGTATGTTGAGCGGAATATCATCGCGCCGCTTGGTTTGCAGAGTACGCGCTATCTTCCTCCTGTGGAGTGGCGGGACCACATTGCGCCGACGCAGTATGAACATGGCGTGATGCTGCGTGGAGTGGTACACGATCCGACGGCACGGCGGATGGGTGGAGTTGCCGGTCATGCGGGACTCTTCAGCTCGGCTGATGATGTTGCGGTGTATGCGCAGAATCTTCTGGACCGGCTTGCGGGGAATCCGAGCAAGTTTCCGGTATCGCGCGCGATCCTCGAGAAGATGGTGACGCCGGAGCAGCCGGCAACCGGCACGGCGCTGCGCGGCTTTGGCTGGGATATTGAGTCGCCATACTCGAGTAATCGCGGAGAGATTTTTCCGGTGGGGTCGTTTGGGCACACGGGGTTTACGGGTACTTCGCTTTGGATCGATCCAGTGTCCGATTCGTATTTGATTGTGCTGACGAATGCTGTACATCCGGATGGAGGAAAGAGCGTAGTTGCGCTGCGCAGGCAGCTTGCAGATGCTGCTGCGGCAGCGCTGGGCATTGTTCCTGATGGTGGGAAACTTTCAGCGAAGCTGACGGGCTATAACGAGTCGCTGAGCGGCATGCATCGCTGGGTTGCGCGCAATGGTGATGTGAAGACGGGGATTGATGTTCTGGAGGCGGATGGTTTTTCTGAGCTTCATGCATTGGCGAAGAAGCATGACGGGCATCTGCGCGCTGGGCTGCTGACAAATCAGACTGGCGTGGACGCGAGCGGGCGCAGGACGATCGACATTCTTGCCCATGCTGATGGGATTGAATTGAAGACACTCTTCAGTCCTGAGCATGGGATTCGAGGAGCCGAGGACACGGAAAATATCGGCAACGGAAGGGATGCGCAGACGGGACTGCCGGTTGTGAGTCTCTATGGGGCGACGGACGCGCAGCGCAGGCCACCGCTCGACGTAATGCGTTCGCTCGATGCGGTCGTCATTGATCTGCAGGATGTGGGCGTGCGCTTCTACACCTATGAGACGGTGATGGGATATTTTCTGGAAGCTGCTGCGAAGACAGGGACTGAGATCGTTGTGCTGGACAGGCCGAATCCGATCAACGGCGCGTTTGTGCAGGGGCCGCTTTCAGATAAGGGAAGGGAAAGTTATGTGGATTACATGCCTCTTCCTGTGCGTCACGGTATGACCATGGGTGAGCTGGCGCGCTACTTCAATGGCGAGCGTGACCTGCATGCTCCGCTGACCGTGGTGAAGATGGAGGGATGGCAGCGCGGCGACTGGTATGACTCGACTGGGCTGAGTTGGGTCAATCCTTCGCCGAATCTGCGCGACTTGGAGGAGGCGATGCTGTATCCCGCGCTGGGATTGGTGGAGACAACGAATATTTCGGTGGGGCGCGGAACGGACACGCCGTTCGAGATTCTGGGCGCTCCCTGGGTCGATGGGCGCAAGCTGGCGCACGATTTGAATGCGCGGTTCCTGCCGGGTGTGCGTTTTGTTGCCGTGG
This genomic window contains:
- a CDS encoding DUF92 domain-containing protein; translation: MHQRNHSGPSLHWQSQLLLLIVVPACSIWIFIRVANAWAFHDPVLLQMAAISIVFGLVVWVARAATGYAAATGAIITACLYLRLPGWRTPIIPLIVMLILTLTATRIGRARKEQLGTAEARHGRNAAQVAANLGGAALAAIPLTATQLFAPSSRTAIASLAAISAALAEAAADTLSSELGQVFGGQPLLITTLKPVPVGTDGGVTLAGTAIGCIGAAIVTAVAAMTFRLNVSQGAVIFSSAILGLFADSLFGAVFERRGWLNNDAVNFLSTLVAAIAAGWIVSRHFFE
- a CDS encoding YncE family protein, with the translated sequence MRSVTGPKRPWFAAGALLALAGVSGCGNQYRPVVTPIPPTGPAPAPTSFVVAFSQPGLTPGGTAGPSSPCPTKPYGQPGVVQLVDFSGDSLMALATIGNGPLTFALDTTGSTAYSTNCDGTISTVPISTTLQTKNVLTTSLPENPGNVSTLPTNLLATAAGQYVVEQNRTAIGALTGSPSSLKQEISVAPSVTSVMGTAGSQYIYSISQGNSTDGSGVTWGQCDPSSGAVPTTNGEVDGILASIYTVNNRIPVGICPVYGVMTADTRRAFILNRTSGTVSVIDSSKNQLDTTVTNYLTGNGTIQCNPGTSVCLGAGPVHADLYTPASLLVTANYDSDSVSIISVPINGAVEGYTDTPNFGQVLATVQLPAGSHPAAVTVLQDGSRAYTANEGTGTVSVINLSSFTLQETIPVNGHPRSIASTFNAPIGKVYTVAQDSPYMSVIRTDTDIVTASILLQGNGVDVHTTTQYAGSSSTTTAANFITQSRSPGSGAP
- a CDS encoding YdcF family protein, with protein sequence MIVPDTNLRQRSAGGSLLRRVIVLVLIIVVGWIAWVYGQIRYYADRDEASAADAIAVFGAAEYDGRPSPVLRARLDHALELYGRELAPLIITLGGSDVGDQHSEGSVGHDYLLAHGVPETAIIAETQSENTEESAARLARIARANHLNRVIVVSDGTHLFRIHALCEKVGLTVYTSPRAVARSIGWQDSFSRMAHEIISYTAWRLHLH
- a CDS encoding L-threonylcarbamoyladenylate synthase — encoded protein: MSAEILRIHPDEPEKERVEYVVSCLHSGKVVGMPTDTFYGLAVDPVNLRAVERIYEIKGRLKHKPLSLLIDNVSQAYELARDLDANFDRLAEKFWPGPLTLIVKASSRLPLRVTANTGNVALRIPDAAIPRAIANVFGLPITATSANLQGAPECAYAACVRDQIGDRIPLIVDGGPTGRSLPTTIVDLSGGENSWQILREGAIATHEIALVLHP
- a CDS encoding sodium:solute symporter; translation: MHIPLRTVDLILVVLYLIGITWFGLRFRKDGERSIKSYFLADRNIPWWAISLSIVAAETSTLTIISVPGIAFTGDFGFLQLVMGYLLGRIVICVLFLPRYFRGELMTAYQLIGQRFGTRLHRLTALLFLVMRAAAEGVRVFAVAIVVGVALGTGDIASIVILSLLTLLYTFEGGMKAVIWTDVLQMLLYVVGTVVSLWSICGHISGGAHTLLSVASSAGKLTVFHFSLSVAQTYTFWAGVVGGCFLTMASHGTDQLMVQRLLAAKNLRESRMALLSSGVVILVQFTLFLFIGAGLFVYYRQLGVAPHVASADRIFPQFIVQQMPVGISGLMIAAILAAAMSNLSAALNSLASTSMVDFYLLRRTNVSEAAKTRLSRLMTLGWAAILLALAIVSRGSGHVLEIGLSIASVLWGGMLGVFLLGTLTERANEKGTMIGLLAGCVLNLLLWRQSSEIHASVLGHDLVFPKVAWTWYVAIGAVVTFGIGYMTSLFSKYERVGSAM
- a CDS encoding exo-beta-N-acetylmuramidase NamZ domain-containing protein; this encodes MRMYRWWLLLVVVVGWSSGRLFAQRPDLSSPDFSSIDALVDQAVEQKQIPGAVVEVGHAGHAVFRKAYGQRSLEPVREVMTVDTVFDMASLTKVLMTATAVMQLCERGKLSFNDPVAKYLPDFAANGKQDITIRQLLTHYSGLPPDLSLEQPWEGKSEAFRQALATQPATPAGVRFVYSDINYIVLGALVEKLSGMPEDEYVERNIIAPLGLQSTRYLPPVEWRDHIAPTQYEHGVMLRGVVHDPTARRMGGVAGHAGLFSSADDVAVYAQNLLDRLAGNPSKFPVSRAILEKMVTPEQPATGTALRGFGWDIESPYSSNRGEIFPVGSFGHTGFTGTSLWIDPVSDSYLIVLTNAVHPDGGKSVVALRRQLADAAAAALGIVPDGGKLSAKLTGYNESLSGMHRWVARNGDVKTGIDVLEADGFSELHALAKKHDGHLRAGLLTNQTGVDASGRRTIDILAHADGIELKTLFSPEHGIRGAEDTENIGNGRDAQTGLPVVSLYGATDAQRRPPLDVMRSLDAVVIDLQDVGVRFYTYETVMGYFLEAAAKTGTEIVVLDRPNPINGAFVQGPLSDKGRESYVDYMPLPVRHGMTMGELARYFNGERDLHAPLTVVKMEGWQRGDWYDSTGLSWVNPSPNLRDLEEAMLYPALGLVETTNISVGRGTDTPFEILGAPWVDGRKLAHDLNARFLPGVRFVAVDFTPQKPYPYASELCHGVRVLLMDRNVLDAPELGIVLASVLHKLYSQEYKLERINRLLANQHVLEALMRGDDPSKIAEDWRGELEAFEAKRKAALLY
- a CDS encoding glycoside hydrolase family 20 zincin-like fold domain-containing protein — protein: MIRTLFCSLVVGVAVSSVAAQAQRPSLIPDPREFQSREDVALSRGVLLSAPEKDADDSSAADDLLAFLKEQGIARSGKGAHIYLLRDSSAAGKRALAGEKLAIDAAMQDEGYVLFTSKSGVYIVAHSASGLFYGAQTAKQLVSGNGDHAVFKGCAIRDWPAMKYRGVHDDLSRGPVPTLEFQKKQIRTFAAYKLNVYSPYFENTMQYASNPLPALPGGSMSKADAAALVEYAKPYHVTIVPEQEAFGHLHHVLTWQEYAHLAEVPNGSVLAPGEAGSLEVIQQWFTELAAVFPGPFLHIGADETFELGQGKTADEVKQRGLGAVYIDFLTKIHAELAPLNRRLLFWGDVAMNDPALVPRLPKDMIAVAWHYEPEEDFSKWLDPYTKAGMETWVSPGVNNWSRVYPNNNLALKNIQGFVAAGQKAGSTGVLNTIWNDDGEGLFAEDWYGVLFGAAAGWQPGASDIAEFQKNYGAVFHDDATGDLDQAQMALMQAHLAFEKAGLEDAKDGLFWIDPWSSEGQETAAKIKPVLDEVRVDAERALTLIAQARQAGKLRETDAVDAMELGARRMDFIAFKFQTASDIADTYRTIYQEQNDPEARKHMSGKLWGLSGRALDLREGYGYIRDEFKDAWLKENRPYWLDNVMAEYDVAMRLWIARADKFRMARQQWSETHMLPPPEAVGIAQAAAPK